A single Bufo bufo chromosome 6, aBufBuf1.1, whole genome shotgun sequence DNA region contains:
- the LOC121003076 gene encoding calcium-binding protein 2-like isoform X2, whose amino-acid sequence MLQQLREHGPKQDRELRPEEIEELREAFKEFDRDKDGFIGYKELGECMRTMGFMPTEMELIELSQKITGGKVDFEDFVELMGPKLLAETADMIGVKELRDAFKEFDSNGDGKISTRELREAMKKLLGQQLGPCEVDEILKDVDVNGDGLVDFEEFVHMMSR is encoded by the exons GATAGAGAGCTGAGACCAGAAGAGATTGAAG AGCTGAGAGAAGCCTTCAAGGAGTTTGATCGTGACAAGGATGGCTTCATTGGATACAAGGAGTTGGGCGAGTGCATGAGAACCATGGGATTTATGCCTACTGAAATGGAGCTCATTGAACTCTCTCAGAAAATCA CAGGGGGTAAAGTTGACTTTGAAGACTTTGTAGAGCTGATGGGACCAAAACTTCTTGCAGAAACAGCTGACATGATTGGTGTGAAGGAACTGAGAGATGCTTTTAAAGAG tttgATTCAAATGGTGATGGCAAGATCAGCACACGGGAACTGCGGGAGGCTATGAAGAAACTCCTTGGTCAGCAACTTGGTCCCTGTGAAGTTGATGAAATCCTGAAAGATGTGGATGTCAATGGGGATGGACTTGTAGATTTTGAAG AGTTTGTACATATGATGTCTCGCTGA
- the LOC121003076 gene encoding calcium-binding protein 2-like isoform X3 yields the protein MEQQRYCEQDRELRPEEIEELREAFKEFDRDKDGFIGYKELGECMRTMGFMPTEMELIELSQKITGGKVDFEDFVELMGPKLLAETADMIGVKELRDAFKEFDSNGDGKISTRELREAMKKLLGQQLGPCEVDEILKDVDVNGDGLVDFEEFVHMMSR from the exons GATAGAGAGCTGAGACCAGAAGAGATTGAAG AGCTGAGAGAAGCCTTCAAGGAGTTTGATCGTGACAAGGATGGCTTCATTGGATACAAGGAGTTGGGCGAGTGCATGAGAACCATGGGATTTATGCCTACTGAAATGGAGCTCATTGAACTCTCTCAGAAAATCA CAGGGGGTAAAGTTGACTTTGAAGACTTTGTAGAGCTGATGGGACCAAAACTTCTTGCAGAAACAGCTGACATGATTGGTGTGAAGGAACTGAGAGATGCTTTTAAAGAG tttgATTCAAATGGTGATGGCAAGATCAGCACACGGGAACTGCGGGAGGCTATGAAGAAACTCCTTGGTCAGCAACTTGGTCCCTGTGAAGTTGATGAAATCCTGAAAGATGTGGATGTCAATGGGGATGGACTTGTAGATTTTGAAG AGTTTGTACATATGATGTCTCGCTGA
- the LOC121003076 gene encoding calcium-binding protein 2-like isoform X4 — protein MRTMGFMPTEMELIELSQKITGGKVDFEDFVELMGPKLLAETADMIGVKELRDAFKEFDSNGDGKISTRELREAMKKLLGQQLGPCEVDEILKDVDVNGDGLVDFEEFVHMMSR, from the exons ATGAGAACCATGGGATTTATGCCTACTGAAATGGAGCTCATTGAACTCTCTCAGAAAATCA CAGGGGGTAAAGTTGACTTTGAAGACTTTGTAGAGCTGATGGGACCAAAACTTCTTGCAGAAACAGCTGACATGATTGGTGTGAAGGAACTGAGAGATGCTTTTAAAGAG tttgATTCAAATGGTGATGGCAAGATCAGCACACGGGAACTGCGGGAGGCTATGAAGAAACTCCTTGGTCAGCAACTTGGTCCCTGTGAAGTTGATGAAATCCTGAAAGATGTGGATGTCAATGGGGATGGACTTGTAGATTTTGAAG AGTTTGTACATATGATGTCTCGCTGA